The genomic DNA CAATTGTTTAATTTTTAAACTCACGTTTAAAAATTCCTTACACTTTTGTAATCAAAATCTTGTTCAGTTTTCAAAGAACTACTCCGTCGTCAATCACTTGACAACTTTATTAATATACCAGCTTTAGCCGGGTCAGTCAAGAGTGGTTTCCAATTAAATTGGTTACCAATCAATCCACCAACTTCGCGACAAGCATTACTATACCAAGCCCCAACCAATCCGTCAACCCCTTTAGTCAAAAAAAGTCAAAATTATTTGTCTGAATCAGAATAAAGCTTAATGCCCACGTCCGGGTGTTGTTTAAGATATAATTTAGTGAAATCATCAACCGCTTGGTGATCCTGTACATTAATTCCCTCGCGGCGCATTGCCGTCGTTAAATCCCGATAAAACTGATCGAACTTCGGATTAAACAAGGATTGTAATCCCTTGGCATTAATGTTTACCCAGTCAATCAAATGGGCTGCGTTGGGAAGCTTTCCTTGATCACGCAGGTACCCAAATAGTTTCTTTAGAGCAAATGGAATTAAATCATACAACGCTTGGGTCTGCTCATCTGCTTCTAAAATGACCATGAAGCGGGAAAACATTACGTCTCCAACGAACTGATCGTCCCACTGTTCCGGTTGTTTATCTAAGCCAACCATCGCAATCTCCACAAAACTATCGATAATTGTATCCACGTTTTGAATGGCCTGCGGCGTTAGCTTTGCAACATCTGGCTCCGCATCAATTTGATCTAACCATTGGTCAATTAAGGCGCCAACTTGCTGCACTTGTTGTTCTTTATCCATTATCTCGCATCCTTCCGTCTCATCATTATACTAACAAAACTGTTCTAGGTATAATATGAATAAACCTAATTAATGTAAAGGAGTGGCATTGTGAAAAAAATTGCCATCGTCAGCGCTAAGCGGACTCCCATCGGAAAAATCAACGGCCAACTGCAATCACTCACTGCGGTTGAGCTCGGAACCATTGTTACCAAAGCCATTTTACAAGATACGGGGCTTGACCCCGAGCAAGTCGATCAGGTCATCTTTGGCAACGTCATTCAAGCCGGCGCCGGGCAAAACGTTGCCAGACAGATTGAACTAAACAGCGGCGTACCCCAAACGAGTACTGCCTGTACCATCAACCAGGTATGTGGTTCGGGAATGAAAGCCGTCCGCATGGGGCAAACAGCCATCCAAGTTGGAGATTGTGAGGTCGCCATTGTCGGGGGGACCGAAAGCATGTCAAACGCTCCCTACTTAAACCGTCAGGTTCGCAGTGGGCACCAATTTGGGGGCTTTCAATTAGAGGATAGCATTGAAAGTGACGGCTTAAACGATGCCAACTCCCACCAACCGATGGGAACCACCGCGGAAGCGGTTGCCGAGCAATTCCATGTCTCGCGTGCCGAGCAAGATCAATTTGCCCTCCGTTCCCATCAACAAGCGGCTCAGGCCACCGCAGACGAGTCATTTAAAGCAGAAGTCGTTCCCATCACCATTCAAAAAAAGAAAGCGACCGTTACCATTACCACTGATGAAACGATTCGCCCCGACACGAGCCTCACGCAGTTGCAAAAACTACGGCCGGCTTTTGCTAGTGCCGGAACCGTTACTGCTGGAAATGCCGCTAGTCTAAACGACGGCGCGTCGGCCCTCTTGTTAATGTCTGTTGATAAGGCACAAGCCCTTGGCCTAACTCCACTGGCCATTCTGGATGACTATACAGAAGCCGGCTGTGATCCAGCAATCATGGGCTATGCCCCCTACTACGCCGTGCAGAAATTATTCCAAAAAACCGGCACAACTATCAACGACTTTGACCTGGTCGAGCTCAACGAGGCGTTTGCCTCCCAGAGTGTCGCCGTCGCCCGCGACTTAAACATTCCAGACGCCAAGCTCAACGTCACCGGAGGAGCAATTGCCCTCGGCCATCCCCTCGGTGACTCCGGTGCCCGCATTTTAACCACCTTAATCCACAACCTGCACCGCACCAAGCAACGCCAAGGACTCGCAACCCTGTGCATCGGGGGCGGAATGGCAATGGCCTACAGCCTCCACCTTCCGGAATCCGGGTCATAGTTGTCAAGCCCCGAGCAATTCTTTATAATGGAAAATCGTTAACCAAAAAATAGTAAGGGAGTGTTTAATTATGACTTGTATTTACGTTCGAAAGGCAACCGAAAAGGACTTACCCGCCATTAGTGACATCATTAACGCTGGAAGAGGCTTTTTAAAGGAGCAGGGCATCAATCAGTGGCAAGGCGCTTATCCAACTAATGATGACATCAAGCGGGACATTGACAACGGCATTGCCTACGTGATTGATGTAAATGGAGACGTGGCTGGTTCAGCAACGTTACACCTTGGCATTGACCCTGACTATTTGAAAATGGAAGAAGGCGAATGGAAAAACGGTTCCGAAGCTCATTATTCCGCCATTCACCGGGTCTCCGTTTCCCATAACTACCGAGGGCAAGGGCTCGCCTACAAGCTCATTAGCGGCATGCTTACCATTTCGGCCCTGCTAGGGTTTAAAGACGTCCGCATTGACACCCACCCTAAAAACGAAGGGATGCAACACATCATCTTGAACAGTGGCTTTACGAAACGAGGCGTCATCCAAACTAAGATGGAAGAAGACGACCGGTTTGCATACCAAATCGAACTAGATTAGGAGAAGACCACGATGGGAACCTCAGCAGTCATGTGGAAATTGATTATCATGGTCAGCACCGCGCTGATTGTTACTGCCAGCGCCCTCGGTTGGGTCGGGTTACACCAGCCGCGAACGCAGTTAGTTCGTCTGGCTAGTCTCAGCGTCATTTTGCTGTTGCTACTTCTCTGCTGGCTCATACTCGTTTTCTAAGCAAAGCTCTAAAATCAAGCGTGATTTTAAGGGCTTTTTTGTTTGCACTTAAAGGACCAAAAAGGGCGGCACCAAATTGGTGCCACCCTTTTTTACTAAGTAACTTCAGATTATCAACCGTAACACAGCCAGGGAAATAATACCGACCACGACAATCACTAAGAGGTTCTTACTGATGATTGCTGAAAACACCGTTGGGATCGAAGCTAGACAATTCAATTCGTTTAGGGTCGGTAAGTGCCCTAAGTGCTGGTGAAACAATCCCGTAAACCACAGGGCTGCCATGATTACTACCGGGACAAAACTCAAAAATTCAACCATGGCGAGTGGCAATTCAAATCGTTTTAAAAGGACAAACGGAATCACCCGATTCAACCAGGTCACTAGGCCACAACCTAAAATAACCAAGAACACAAACTCAAAAGAAGGCATGTTTGCACCACACCCCCAGTCCACAACCAACTAAGGTTACTATAATTAAGAGTAAATTACTGGGAATAAAGATCATTCCTACGTACGTTAAGCCGAGGGTAATGAAAATCATGAGGATCTGCAGTCGCCGATCCAAAGTTCGATCCGCCGCTACTTGTAAATACAGCAAGCCAATAAACATTGCTAAAAAGGCAAAATCGAGCCCCAACCGGTTCGGATTGGGAATTAAACTTCCCAGTCCGCCCCCGAGCCCGGAAGCGATGATCCAGGTCAAGTAAGCCACTACGTTCGCCGTATTTAACCATGGAAACGACAGTTGGCGGTTAGTGTAGTTTAACTTGTTCATGCTTAACGCAAAGGTTTCATCCGTCAGTAACGAACCGATGATGACGTTGCGCAGTAATGTTTCCTTTTTCATAACCGGCGCCACGGTCATCCCCATCAGTAACATCCGGGCTGAGAGGAGGAACACCGACAGGATAATGGCGGAAAATGAACTCCCTGCAAGTAACATGCTGACAATTACAAACTGGGCGGCGCCCGAATACGTAATGGCCGACATCAACACAATCATGATTACGTTTAGACCGGCCGCTTTGGCCACAACGCCAAACGCCAACCCGACGCCCACGTATCCAGATAACGTTGGCACCGTATCCTTAAAGCCCGCGGCGGCGCTAAGATCATTTTTCACGAATTACGAACCTCCCTGTGAAGCTTCGCCATCCGCTGTTTTGGAATGGCGAGCACCATAGAAAATGTAAATTACAACGCCGATGATAAACCATACTACCGTCAGTAACTTGGCATCATTGCTTAGTTCCCAAAAGATTAAAAACGAAACTAGCGCCGAAAGGGCCGGTAAGACGGGATACAGTGGCATCCGGAACTTTGGCACCGGTAAGTCGCGTCCCTCTCGTGGTCGGAGCGCGTAAATTCCGAGGGAAACGAACATAAAGGAAATTAAGGTTCCCGCCGAAACGAGGTTAGCAAGGAACGTAAACGGCAACATGGCCCCCACTAGGACCGCTGCAATCGTTACCACTAAGAGGGCGTTTGCCGGATTGTGCTTCCGGTTCACTTTCCCCAACTTCCGGGGCAGTAAGCCGTCCCGCCCAAAGGCATAGACCAAGCGGGAACTAGCTAGTTGCGTTCCAATTAGGGAGGCAAAGATTCCCACGATGGCAACCACCGAGAGGAGGTTGGCAGTCAAGAGGTGTCCCGTGTGCCGAAGTGCCCAGGCGGACGGTTCCGCATTGCCCGCGTAGGTACTGTACTTAAACATCCCCACTAGCACCAGTGAGACGCCCACAAAGAGTAAACTCCCAATGATTAGCGTCCCGATAATCCCCCGCGGCATGTTTTTGCCAGGATCCTTTGTTTCAGCTGTATTAGAGGCAATCACATCAAAGCCCCCATACGCCACAAAGACCTGGGCGGCGCCCGCTAAAATCCCAGTAAACCCACCAAAGGCAGTGCCGGGCCGGTGTGCTGGAATAAATGGATGGTAGTTAGCCGGATGGATAGCGGTCAAGCCGACCACGATAAACATGACCACCACGGCCACCTTTAGAATTACTAACACGTTCTCTAATTTATTCACTCCCGCGATTTTGCGACTTAACAGCAAACTCACGAGGATAATCGAAAGCGCGGCAAAGATGTCAAAAAAGCCCCCCGTTTTCGGGTTATACCCAGACGCTAGGTACGAAGGTAGGCGAAAGCCAAATTCACCTAAGAACCCCTGCACGTAGGCCGACCAACCGGACGCCACAAAGGTAATCGCTAAAAAGTACTCGGCTAACATTAACCAACCGGCGATCCAGCCGAACCCTTCGCCAAACAAAACGCTAATCCACGAAAACGCCGACCCAGCCACCGGTAAGGCAGCGGCAGTTTCCGCGTATGCCAAGGCCGCTAAGCCGGCCCCGATTGCACCTACTAAGAAGGAGAGCGCAACGGCCGGTCCAGCGTGCCCGGCAGCGACAATTCCCGGCAGGGTAAAGATCGCCGTCCCAACCACCATTCCGAGTCCGAGTCCCAATAAATCCTTCGTCGTCATATGGGGTTCTAGACGCGCATCCTGATCCAACAATCCTTGGGCGGATGCTTTTCGCGTCAGTCGTTCCCAAATCTTATTCATTCCATTAGCCTCCTTTTAATAATTGGCATGATTATTCGTTATTATAATGGTAAATTTTTTCCAAAGATACACATTTGGGGAAATAAGTTATAATTAACGGGATGATTCGGGACAATTTCTAACTAATGCAACGAAATATGACCATTTTTGGTTGGAATTTCGTAATTATTAGCGTAGAATAATCATTATTGAAGAACCAAACATACGTTCACACCAAACAGAAAGGGTGATTTGAATGGCTGCAAATTCAAAAAAGAGCGCACAAGATGCTCGTCAAGCTGAACTTGACAAAGCTTTAAAACAGATCAAAAAAGAATTCGGCACCGGAGCCATCATGCGGATGGGTGAAACGCCTAATTCTAACGTGGAGGCCATTTCCACAGGAATTCTCTCCCTGGATATTGCCCTAGGAATTGGTGGGTTCCCCCGTGGCCGGGTCGTGGAAATTTTTGGAGCTGAATCTTCTGGAAAGACCACCATTGCCCTGCAGACCGTGGCCGAATTGCAAAAAAACGGTGGAACTGCTGCCTACATTGATGCCGAAAATGCGATGGATCCAGAGTACGCTAAGGCCCTCGGGGTTGACATCGATGACTTATTACTATCCCAACCAGGAACCGGTGAAGAAGGACTGCAAATTGCAGATGCCCTGATTGGTTCGGGCGCCATTGACCTCGTGGTGGTGGACTCCGTGGCTGCGTTAGTCCCGAAATCCGAAATTGAAGGAGACATTGGTGATTCCCACGTGGGGCTCCAAGCCCGCTTAATGTCACAAGCCCTGCGGAAATTAACCGCTAACATCAACAAGACCAAGACCGTCGTGATTTTCATCAACCAACTCCGGGAAAAAGTCGGCGTTATGTTTGGAAATCCGGAAACCACGCCAGGTGGTCGAGCTCTGAAGTTCTACTCCAGTGTGCGCTTGCGGGTCAGCGGTAGCAAGCAATCCAAGGAAGGCCAAGAGGTCGTGGGAAAAGAAACCAAGATTAAAGTGGCTAAGAACAAGGTTGCGCCACCATTCAAAACCGTTGATACATTGATGAGTTTCGGACACGGAATCGAACCGGTTGCCGACATGGTGAACCTGGCCGTGGACAAGGATATCATTAACAAATCCGGCTCCTGGTATTCCTATGGAGAAGAACGCCTCGGTCAAGGATTGAACAAAACCGTGGCCAACCTCAAGGAAAAACCAGAACTTGTGGCTGAATTAACGCATAAAGTCCGAGTTGCCTATGGGATTGAAAAAGAATCAGACCAAGGGACTGATGCAGAGGCCACTCCGAGTGAAACCGAACCAACCCCAACTGAAACAGATTTAGACGTTTAACCACCATGCCAAACTAAAAGAGCCATCTCAAATGAGATGACTCTTTTAGTTTAGCGGAGCTGTGGCAGCCGGTGATGACGTTGTAATTGAGTTACAATCAGCGCCACTAAAACGGCCTTTAACCCGTCGCCCGGGATAAAAGCCAGGCTACTTATCGCCACCTGGTTCCAACTCAATCCGCTTTGCCACACGAGGTAGCTCGCGCCCACGCAGTTCATCAGCACCATCCCTCCCAGTAGATTGGCAAGCAAAAAACGACTGAAGTTGGGAATCCGCCGGAACCAGGTCACCAGTAAGCCAATCACATAGGCACACACCGGCCAGCTCAACAGATAGCCCGCCGTTGGTCCAGCGAAAACGCCGATCCCACCGCGAAAGCCCGCTAGTAATGGTAACCCAATTGCGACCAGCAGGAGGAACACCACTACACTCCAAAATCCTAACTTGCGACCCAATAACGAACCAGCTAGCATAATCCCAGCACTCTGAAAGGAGATGGGAACGGGGAAAAACGGGAGATTGATTAGTGGCACGCAGCCAAGACTCGCAATAATTGCCACCATCAAACCACAGTACGTTATTTCTTTAAGTTTCATCACTTACCATCCTTTACATGTCGTTTATCTCATTGTGCCAAACGTGCCCCAACTTGCCTACTTGATTCGCGCCAAGCCCGTTATTTAACCACTTAGCAGCAAACAATTCTGCTAAAATGTCACTTTTCCAGTTCTGTTAAACCCTTATAAATCTGGTATACTAAAATTAATTGAATAGCTGGGGTGCCAATTTACGGCTGAGATCATACCCGTTGAACCTGATCTAGGTAATGCTAGCGGAGGTAACCTGACACACAGTTGTCAAAAAAAATTCAACCGTCCCCATTCTTGGAGGACGGTTTTTTATTGGAGGAAGCTATGCAAGCAGCAGTCACACTGCAACATTTTAGTTTTAAATACCCAAACCAAACTGAACCCTTGTTTCACGACGTCCAGTTAACAATCCCCACCGGTCAATTTTGGCTGCTAAGGGGTCCGTCTGGGTGCGGTAAATCAACCCTGTTAAAATTAGTGGCTGGGTTAAGCAACCAGAAATATCAAGGAGAAATCGCCTTAAACCGGCACTCCCTCGCCCAATTACCGGCCACGGAGCGCTCTAAGTTGGTCAACTTGATGTTACAGGACCCCAACCAACAGTTTGTGATGCAGACGGTCGCAGGTGAGCTCCAGTTTGCTTTAGAAAATCAACAAACTGAGCCCGCCCAGATTCCGGAACGAATTCATGCTGCCCTGGCTTTTTGTCAGATTGAACATCTCGCCGACCGCCAGGTCCTCTCCCTTTCGGGGGGCGAAAAGCAAAAGGCCATTCTGGCCACGATGGTCGCGTTGGATTCAGCCATTTTCCTATTGGATGAGCCCTTTGCTAGCATCGATCCCCAATCCAAACGTGACATCTTGCAGCAACTCCGGCAGCTACAAACTGAACGTGGGAAAACCATCATTATTTCTGATCACGATTTAAACGGGTACCAAGACCTAGTAGACCACGTTGTGACCGTAGCACCAAAAACCCACGAACTTGAACTGCTGTCAGCGACTGCTCAAACCGAATTGTTTGCTCGGCGTCACCAGCCAATCCAACGGTTCACAATGCCAGCCACAGAAACCGGACTTTTCTGGCTCCAGGACTACCAAATTAGTTATGGCAATCCCGCGCTGCTATCGGTCGCAGACCTCCAAATTCCGGCCGGCTGCACGTTGCTAACGGGACCAAGCGGAAGTGGCAAGTCCACCCTGCTTCGCAGCCTCAGTAAGTTGCAGCAGTACACCGGTCAAATCACTCTCAACCAGTGCAACATTCAAAAAATCAAAAACAAACGCTACTACAACCAGTTAGGGCTGGTCTTTCAAGCGGCCCCCGATCAATTTTTACGGATCACCGTGGCCGAAGAATTAGAATTATCGCTGGCAACCAGTCAATGTTCCACGTGGAACAAAGAAACCGTCCAGCAGGCCTTAGCAAAGTTACAGCTAACTGGTCACGAGCAACAGAGCGTGTATACCCTCAGCGGGGGACAACAAAAAAAACTCCAAATTCTGGTGATGCTGATTCGGCATCCGCAAATTCTCCTGTTAGACGAACCCTTTGCTAGTCTGGATCAAGACTCCATTGCGACCGTGCAAACCTTGCTAAAACAACAATACCAAGGCCCGGATCACTTGTTGCTAGTCATCAGCCACCAGCGCTTTGCCACCCCGGGTTTTTATGACTATCACCTGCACCTTGCCAACCACACGTTTACCTACCAGGAGGCCGACTAATGAATCCCGCTATCAAATTATTCTTAATCATTCTAATTGCCTTTGAAATTTCACTAACCCCGAACTTAACCATCAATCTGACATTAATCATCGTTTGCCTCGGCTACCTAATTTGGAAACAAACCAGCCAGCTCAAATCGGTGGGGACGTTTAGTTTAATTGCTCTGTTACCCGCTCTCGGAATCTTCTTTTCCCAAGTTTATTATGGTGAAAACGGGCTCTACATGGGAGGCGTCCTTTTTACCCGGCTGTATGCCTACGTGTACCTCGGATTAAGTTTTTCACTAACAACCCCCATGTTGCGCCTGGGTCAAGCCCTAGAGCAAAACGCCCACGTGCCCTCCAAGTTTGTTTATGGCGTGCTCGCAGCCATCAACCTCGTGCCCCGCTTTCAACAGGAACTAAAGGTGATCCGGGCGAGCGGTAACATGCGTGGCCAAGTGTTACATCCGTGGGGACCCACGCTTTACTTCAAGGCGCTAGTGGTCGCCCTTGGCTGGTCCACTCACCTCGCCTGCGCCATGGAATCACAGGGCTTTGTAGAGGATCAACCCCGAACCTTTTTTAATCCGATCCGGATTACACACCGCGATTGGCTTGCTTTTATCGGAGCGCTGGTGCTCGTCCAACTGGTGCTTTTTCTCGCGCCGGCCTAGAAAAGGAGCAGCACGATGAGTGATAATGAAACGGCTACTAAGCTAATTCAGACTTATTTTCAGCAACATCACATCACCACCATGGCCATTAACAACTTAGCCCGCGCTTATCAGGGACAATACAGTCGGCTCCCAGACCAAGAAACTACCGCAACCTGGTTAACGGACCTGCTTCGTAAGCCCACCATCTGGCAACCAGCACTGGTCGTGATTGCAATGGTCAAGGCTGCTCCCACTTTTCCAAAGGTCCTAGCTAACGTTCCTACGGCAGAACTGTGGCAACCACAGTTGCTCCAGATTGCCAGTGTGAACGGGACGATTGGGATTTCTAACTACTTTGAAATCACGTGCAACCAGCGTGCGCTGTGCACCCGTTACTTACCCAATCCTGATCCATTGGCACTGGCATTCAGTGCGGCCCTTTCCGCTCAACTAGCCCAAGCGGATTCATAACCCGGGAATTAAATTTTCGTTACAGCGGCCGAACTCCACAGGGAATTTGCTAAAATAGAACTAATCGCTTGCTACCGACTGCTTAGTGAGCGTGACGGTACTCGTACTAACCAACTGGTCATCATGTTGAACGACCACCTGCCACACCTGGAGCCGGTGCCCCACTTGTAGTGGCGTTGCAACGGCCGTGATTTTACCGGTGCGCACCGCATGTAGATGATGCGTTTCAATGTTAACGCCCACAGCCACTTCAGCTGGTCCCAGCTGTTGACTGGCGCCCATGCTGGCCGCCGTTTCTGCCAACACACAGCTTATCCCACCGTGCATCAAACCATGGGGTTGCTGGTCCTGTTCGGTTACGTCCAGCGTTAACACGATCCGGTCGGAAGTCACTTGCTCCGTTTGAATGTGCAATAAGTCAATTAAATTCACGTGCTTCACCACTTTCGTTAATTTACTACCGTTTTATTCCATTATTACCATTGGAGGTTCGTATGACAACTACCTGGGAAACAATTTCAAATCACTACCAAGACATCTTGTTTGAACGACGCGACAAGGTGGCTAAAATCACGATTAACCGGCCCGAAAAACGAAACGCCTTTACGCCCCAAACCGTCAACGAACTGATTGACGCCTTTGCGCAATGCCGTGACGATGAAACCATCGGGGTCATCATTCTTACCGGCCAGGGCGACCTGGCCTTTTGTTCCGGTGGGGACCAGAGTGTCCGCGGGAACGGTGGTTACGTTGGCAGTGATCACATCCCCCGCTTAAACGTCCTCGACTTACAACATCTGATCCGGGTGATTCCGAAACCCGTGATCGCCATGGTTCGGGGCTGGTCCGTCGGTGGTGGGAACGTGCTCCAGCTGGTCTGTGATCTAACGATTGCCGCTGACAACGCCAAGTTTGCGCAATCTGGTCCCAAGGTCGGTAGTTTTGACGGGGGCTACGGTTCCGGTCTCCTCGCCGACACGATTGGCATCAAGCGGGCCAAAGAGGTTTGGTTCACGTGTAAAACCTATTCCGCTGATGAAGCCTTTCAAATGGGCTGGATTAACAAGGTTGTGCCGTTAGCCGACGTGGAAACAGAAACTCTCGACTGGTGTGACGTGCTCCTGCAACGCTCGCCGATGGCCCTTCGCTTGATCAAAGCCTCGATGAACGCCGCCACCGACGGCCTCGCTGGGATTCAGCAACTAGCCGGGGACTCCACTTTGCTCTACTACACCAGTGATGAAGCCAAAGAAGGGCGCGATGCCTTTTTAGAAAAGCGGAAACCTAACTTTGACCAATTCCCTAAATTCCCCTAGAAATCAGGCTTACCATGGATAATTGGCTCCAAAAACGGACGCAACTCACACCCCACCGCCTGGCGCTCTCTTTTCACGAGCAGCGCTGGACCTTTTTCGAACTCCAACGCCAGGTTAACGGTCTCTGTACCATCCTACGGCCCCAGTTGCCTCCCGCGGGACGAGTTGCCATTCTTGGGGATAACACGCCGGAGCTCTACTTTGGCATGCTGGCACTCCACCAACTTGGGCTCCCCATCGTCTGTTTAAACAAACACCTCACGACTCCTGAACTGCAGTATCAAATTACCGATGCCCAGGTGCAAACCGTCTTAACCACCCAGGAGTTTTTACCTCAATTAGAGGCGGTTACCACTGCCAAATCGCTCCATTTGATTGCGCTCGACCGGCTGAAGTGGACACCGCAAGCTGATTGGCCGGCCCAACCAACCGACCTTGATGCGTTAGCCAGCGTGATGTACACGTCAGGAACGACCGGCCAACCGAAGGGGGTCTGTCAGAGCTATCGTAACCACTGGACGAGTGCGATGGGGGCCGAGTTAAATCTTTCGGTTACACCGACCGATCAATGGATTTGTGCTGTCCCTTTATACCATATCAGTGGCCTTTCGATTGTAATGCGGAGCCTGTTGTACGGAATGCCAGTGCGCTTGTACGAACACTTTAATCCCCAGGCCATCACGCAGGATTTGGTGCACGGCCGAGGAACCATCATATCGGTCGTGCCCTACATGCTGAAAAAGTTGCTGGCCGAAAAGCAAGAATCATATAGTAGCGCCTTTAGTTACATGCTGTTAGGCGGTGGCGCAATTGATCAGGCTACGCTGGATCAATGTGAGCAAAAACACATCCCGGTGATTCAATCCTACGGGATGACGGAAACCGCTTCCCAAGTCGTAGCCCTGAACCCTGCCGATGCTCAGCGAAAAATTGGCTCGGTGGGAAAACCCCTCTTTCCAGTCAGTCTTAAGATTGCAAACGACGCACAACCCTACCAAGTTGGCGAAATCCTCCTCAAGGGCGATAACCTGACGCCCGGTTACTTGAATCAACCGCAACGAATGGCTGAGAAAACAACGGAATCTGGTTGGTTTCGCACGGGGGACCTTGGTTACATCGATGATGAAGGGTTTTTGTACGTCAAAAGTCGGCTAGCGGAACTGATCATCTCCGGGGGTGAAAACATTTATCCCCACGAAGTCGAACAAGTGTTAAATCAGCTGCCTGGCGTACAGGCAAGTGCGGTGGTCGGGAAAACCAATCCTATCTGGGGCGCCATCCCGGTGGCCTTTTTGGTAACTACACGGAATTGGCAGCTAACTGCGGTCCAGGATTTTCTGACCGGGAAACTCGCCAAATACAAGTTTCCCAAAGAACTGCATCTGGTTGATCATCTCCCGCACACTGCCAACGGCAAACTGAAACGTGGCGAATTGCTACAGTGGTTGAAAAAGAATGAATAATTAAAAGGACGCAAACTAACTATTAATCTAGTTAATTTACGTCCTTTTCTAATGAACTAACGCTCTCCCCGATACCTCATCCGCACATGCGGAACCTCAACTTCCAAAAACGGCGTACCATCAACCACAAATCCCTGGGTTTCGTAGTAACCAACTGCTTGCAGTTGGGCGTTAATCGTAATCGGTAAGCCAGCAAAGCGAGCATGACAGAATTCCAAAATGGCGGTCAGTAGTTCACGACCTTTCCCGGTGCCCCGCACCGCCGCACTTGTAAGTACCCGTCCAAAGGTCACGTGGTCTCCATCCCGAAATACTCGTGCATAGGCGATCACCTCACCGTCATCCGCTTTTTCAAACAGATGCCAAGCCGTTAAATCTTGGTCGTCCGGATCACAGTAATCAATTTTTTGTTCCTCCACAAAGACCTGTGACCGGGCCCGCAAAATTTGGTATACGGTAACTGAATCCAGTTCCTGAAGCTGCTGAACTTGAAACATTGGCAATCCCTTTCTGTTAGTTTTCGACTGAAATTGAAATTAGTTTACCATTTTGAGCGCCCCAAAGCTCAGAACTAATAAACTAAATTCCAGAACTTTGAAGGAAGCTGAGTTTATACTAGGGGTAAAATCAACCAACAAAGGAG from Fructilactobacillus ixorae includes the following:
- a CDS encoding ABC transporter ATP-binding protein; the encoded protein is MQAAVTLQHFSFKYPNQTEPLFHDVQLTIPTGQFWLLRGPSGCGKSTLLKLVAGLSNQKYQGEIALNRHSLAQLPATERSKLVNLMLQDPNQQFVMQTVAGELQFALENQQTEPAQIPERIHAALAFCQIEHLADRQVLSLSGGEKQKAILATMVALDSAIFLLDEPFASIDPQSKRDILQQLRQLQTERGKTIIISDHDLNGYQDLVDHVVTVAPKTHELELLSATAQTELFARRHQPIQRFTMPATETGLFWLQDYQISYGNPALLSVADLQIPAGCTLLTGPSGSGKSTLLRSLSKLQQYTGQITLNQCNIQKIKNKRYYNQLGLVFQAAPDQFLRITVAEELELSLATSQCSTWNKETVQQALAKLQLTGHEQQSVYTLSGGQQKKLQILVMLIRHPQILLLDEPFASLDQDSIATVQTLLKQQYQGPDHLLLVISHQRFATPGFYDYHLHLANHTFTYQEAD
- the menB gene encoding 1,4-dihydroxy-2-naphthoyl-CoA synthase, whose protein sequence is MTTTWETISNHYQDILFERRDKVAKITINRPEKRNAFTPQTVNELIDAFAQCRDDETIGVIILTGQGDLAFCSGGDQSVRGNGGYVGSDHIPRLNVLDLQHLIRVIPKPVIAMVRGWSVGGGNVLQLVCDLTIAADNAKFAQSGPKVGSFDGGYGSGLLADTIGIKRAKEVWFTCKTYSADEAFQMGWINKVVPLADVETETLDWCDVLLQRSPMALRLIKASMNAATDGLAGIQQLAGDSTLLYYTSDEAKEGRDAFLEKRKPNFDQFPKFP
- a CDS encoding PaaI family thioesterase encodes the protein MKHVNLIDLLHIQTEQVTSDRIVLTLDVTEQDQQPHGLMHGGISCVLAETAASMGASQQLGPAEVAVGVNIETHHLHAVRTGKITAVATPLQVGHRLQVWQVVVQHDDQLVSTSTVTLTKQSVASD
- a CDS encoding energy-coupling factor transporter transmembrane component T family protein, which produces MNPAIKLFLIILIAFEISLTPNLTINLTLIIVCLGYLIWKQTSQLKSVGTFSLIALLPALGIFFSQVYYGENGLYMGGVLFTRLYAYVYLGLSFSLTTPMLRLGQALEQNAHVPSKFVYGVLAAINLVPRFQQELKVIRASGNMRGQVLHPWGPTLYFKALVVALGWSTHLACAMESQGFVEDQPRTFFNPIRITHRDWLAFIGALVLVQLVLFLAPA
- a CDS encoding o-succinylbenzoate--CoA ligase encodes the protein MDNWLQKRTQLTPHRLALSFHEQRWTFFELQRQVNGLCTILRPQLPPAGRVAILGDNTPELYFGMLALHQLGLPIVCLNKHLTTPELQYQITDAQVQTVLTTQEFLPQLEAVTTAKSLHLIALDRLKWTPQADWPAQPTDLDALASVMYTSGTTGQPKGVCQSYRNHWTSAMGAELNLSVTPTDQWICAVPLYHISGLSIVMRSLLYGMPVRLYEHFNPQAITQDLVHGRGTIISVVPYMLKKLLAEKQESYSSAFSYMLLGGGAIDQATLDQCEQKHIPVIQSYGMTETASQVVALNPADAQRKIGSVGKPLFPVSLKIANDAQPYQVGEILLKGDNLTPGYLNQPQRMAEKTTESGWFRTGDLGYIDDEGFLYVKSRLAELIISGGENIYPHEVEQVLNQLPGVQASAVVGKTNPIWGAIPVAFLVTTRNWQLTAVQDFLTGKLAKYKFPKELHLVDHLPHTANGKLKRGELLQWLKKNE
- a CDS encoding GNAT family N-acetyltransferase; this translates as MFQVQQLQELDSVTVYQILRARSQVFVEEQKIDYCDPDDQDLTAWHLFEKADDGEVIAYARVFRDGDHVTFGRVLTSAAVRGTGKGRELLTAILEFCHARFAGLPITINAQLQAVGYYETQGFVVDGTPFLEVEVPHVRMRYRGER